A single window of Rhizobium indicum DNA harbors:
- a CDS encoding sll0787 family AIR synthase-like protein, with protein sequence MAAIDIKSLAAKLSASSGIAAKQDIGTIAARLGLQGQQIAVGDDCAALPDGDGYLLFAIEGFMNEFVAADPWFAGWCGVMVNISDVVAMGGRPIAVVDAVWADGEAGATPVLEGMRAASSAFGVPIVGGHTNIRSERGQLSVAILGRAGKLLTSFDAKPGDVLVAAIDHRGRYREPFSNWEAATDAAPARLRGDLELLPEIAEAGLALSAKDISQGGIIGTAIMLAECSHVGIDIDVTAIPLPAGVALDRWLVTFPSFGYLLSVAPEQAAEVVTRFTARGISAAVIGAVVAGAEVALVDGESRAVVRDHAETPLLQLGRQDVAA encoded by the coding sequence ATGGCCGCAATCGACATCAAGAGCCTGGCGGCAAAACTCTCGGCCAGCAGCGGCATCGCCGCCAAGCAGGATATCGGCACGATCGCGGCAAGGCTCGGTCTGCAGGGGCAGCAGATTGCCGTCGGCGACGATTGCGCCGCGCTGCCCGATGGCGACGGTTATCTGCTCTTTGCCATCGAAGGGTTCATGAACGAGTTCGTCGCCGCCGACCCCTGGTTCGCCGGCTGGTGCGGCGTCATGGTCAATATCTCCGACGTCGTTGCCATGGGCGGCCGACCGATCGCCGTGGTCGATGCCGTCTGGGCCGATGGCGAGGCTGGCGCGACACCCGTTCTGGAAGGCATGCGGGCGGCATCCAGCGCCTTTGGCGTGCCGATCGTCGGCGGCCATACCAATATCCGCAGCGAACGCGGCCAGCTATCGGTCGCCATTCTGGGTCGCGCCGGGAAGTTGCTGACGAGCTTCGATGCAAAGCCCGGCGATGTGCTGGTTGCAGCGATCGACCATCGCGGCCGTTACCGCGAACCCTTCAGCAACTGGGAAGCCGCCACCGATGCCGCGCCGGCGCGCTTGCGCGGCGACCTCGAGCTGCTGCCAGAGATCGCCGAGGCCGGGCTGGCGCTGTCTGCGAAGGATATCAGCCAGGGCGGCATCATCGGCACGGCCATCATGCTGGCCGAATGTTCGCATGTCGGCATCGATATCGACGTCACCGCCATTCCCCTGCCCGCCGGTGTCGCCCTCGACCGCTGGCTCGTCACCTTTCCGAGCTTCGGCTATCTGCTCTCGGTCGCGCCGGAACAGGCGGCCGAGGTCGTCACCCGCTTCACCGCGCGCGGCATCAGCGCTGCGGTCATCGGCGCAGTCGTGGCTGGCGCCGAGGTCGCGCTGGTCGATGGCGAGAGCCGTGCAGTGGTGCGCGATCATGCCGAAACACCGCTGCTGCAGCTTGGTCGGCAGGATGTCGCCGCATGA
- a CDS encoding MSMEG_0565 family glycosyltransferase — MSLPPHRTLRIAMLTHSTNPRGGVVHAMQLSEALTSLGHEVVLHAPDAKGAGFFRQPSCGTACIAVPPAPADMTQMVEQRIADYVDYFQRTGTNGFDLFHAHDGISGNALATLKLEGLIPNFARTVHHIDQFADPRLMALQDRAIDAADIFFAVSRLWQDRLRDERGIAATVVGNGVDTNRFSPAWSGEQVALRDRLQLGSGPIFLSVGGIEARKNTLGILEAFRQVRAIRPDAQLVIAGGASLLDHGDYQEEFRSCLACLGRDAAAVHISGAIADADMPSLYRLADALVFPSLKEGFGLVVLEAMASGIPVVTSSIAPFTEYLGPGDAIWCDPHHPVSIAEGMALALVAPIREQIIPRGLAVAARHGWQQTATAHLARYHTLLEPDHA; from the coding sequence ATGAGCCTCCCGCCGCACCGAACGCTACGCATTGCCATGCTGACCCATTCCACCAACCCGCGTGGCGGCGTGGTTCATGCCATGCAGCTTTCGGAAGCGCTGACCTCGCTTGGCCATGAGGTGGTCTTGCATGCGCCCGATGCCAAGGGGGCGGGCTTCTTTCGTCAACCCTCCTGCGGCACCGCCTGCATTGCCGTGCCGCCGGCACCCGCGGACATGACGCAAATGGTCGAGCAGCGGATTGCCGATTATGTCGACTATTTCCAAAGAACCGGAACCAATGGCTTCGACCTCTTTCACGCCCATGACGGCATTTCCGGCAATGCGCTGGCGACGCTCAAGCTGGAAGGCTTGATCCCGAATTTTGCCCGCACTGTCCACCACATCGACCAGTTCGCCGACCCGCGCCTGATGGCTTTACAGGATCGCGCGATCGATGCGGCCGATATCTTCTTCGCCGTCAGCCGCCTCTGGCAGGACAGGCTGAGAGACGAGCGCGGCATCGCGGCGACAGTGGTCGGCAATGGCGTCGACACCAACCGTTTCTCGCCTGCCTGGAGCGGGGAGCAGGTCGCTCTGCGCGACAGGCTGCAGCTGGGAAGCGGGCCGATCTTCCTCAGTGTTGGCGGCATCGAGGCGCGAAAGAACACCCTTGGTATTCTCGAAGCCTTTCGTCAGGTCCGCGCCATCCGGCCGGATGCCCAGCTTGTCATTGCCGGCGGTGCCTCTCTCCTGGACCATGGCGACTATCAGGAGGAGTTCCGTTCGTGCCTCGCCTGCCTCGGTCGGGACGCCGCGGCGGTGCATATCTCCGGAGCGATCGCCGATGCCGACATGCCGAGCCTCTACCGGTTGGCGGATGCGCTGGTGTTTCCCTCGCTCAAGGAAGGCTTCGGCCTCGTCGTTCTGGAAGCCATGGCCAGCGGCATTCCGGTCGTGACATCCTCGATTGCGCCCTTCACCGAATATCTAGGCCCGGGTGACGCGATCTGGTGCGATCCGCATCATCCGGTCTCCATTGCCGAAGGCATGGCGCTGGCGCTGGTCGCACCGATCCGCGAGCAGATCATTCCCCGTGGTCTCGCGGTTGCCGCCCGCCATGGCTGGCAGCAAACCGCGACCGCCCATCTTGCCCGCTATCACACGCTGCTGGAGCCCGACCATGCCTGA
- a CDS encoding MSMEG_0570 family nitrogen starvation response protein — MPEMRFVITWPDGQEESCYSPSLIIREFFTEGESYSVADFVDRSRRALTIASDRVEAKFGFACSSANEQLARIESAAVAFLNDADARVHCKTFIL, encoded by the coding sequence ATGCCTGAAATGCGCTTTGTCATAACCTGGCCCGATGGCCAGGAAGAGAGCTGTTATTCCCCCTCGCTGATCATCCGTGAGTTTTTCACCGAGGGTGAAAGTTATTCGGTCGCCGATTTCGTCGATCGCAGCCGCAGGGCGCTTACCATCGCCAGCGATCGCGTGGAGGCGAAGTTTGGTTTTGCCTGTTCATCCGCAAACGAGCAACTCGCCCGAATTGAAAGCGCCGCTGTCGCCTTCCTGAATGACGCAGATGCCCGCGTCCACTGCAAAACCTTCATCCTCTGA
- a CDS encoding MSMEG_0569 family flavin-dependent oxidoreductase has translation MPQNLKQHYSTAVIGGGQAGLSASHYLKRHGIDHVVFEKKTVAHKWKNERWDAFCLVTPNWQCQLPDHPYDGTDPHGFMVKDEILAYVDRFVKKVDAPIFEQTGVTSLEKHGGLFRLETSAGAVTADAVVIATSLYADPAIPRAGERLPEDITQIHTAGYRNAGQLPDGGVIVVGSGQSGCQIAEDLHLAGRKVHLVTGNAPRCARFYRGRDVVDWLSDIGQYDITVEHDGMTKKKHDTNHYLTGRDRGRDIDLRKFALEGMALYGRMSGIAAGRMLFEPNLKANLDGADRVYNGINALIDRHIAEKGIDAPAGSPYVPVWEPEAEIAELDLKAEGITSVIWATGFSPDWSFVGLPIFDGNAYPVHRRGVTALDGVYVLGLPWLWTWGSGRFLSVGRDAEHVVGHLAARRSAQTSSLKQSVSA, from the coding sequence ATGCCCCAGAACCTGAAGCAGCATTACAGCACCGCCGTCATCGGTGGCGGCCAGGCCGGCCTGTCCGCCAGTCACTACCTGAAGAGGCACGGCATCGATCATGTGGTTTTCGAGAAGAAGACCGTTGCGCATAAATGGAAGAATGAACGCTGGGACGCCTTCTGCCTGGTGACGCCGAACTGGCAGTGCCAGCTCCCCGATCATCCCTATGACGGCACGGATCCGCACGGTTTTATGGTCAAGGACGAGATCCTTGCCTATGTCGACCGCTTCGTGAAGAAGGTCGATGCTCCGATCTTCGAGCAAACCGGCGTGACGTCGCTCGAAAAGCATGGCGGCCTCTTCCGGCTCGAAACCTCGGCTGGCGCGGTGACCGCCGATGCCGTGGTGATCGCCACCAGCCTCTATGCGGATCCGGCCATTCCGCGTGCTGGCGAGCGCCTCCCCGAGGACATCACGCAGATCCATACCGCCGGCTACCGCAATGCCGGCCAACTGCCGGACGGCGGCGTCATCGTGGTCGGTTCCGGCCAGTCCGGCTGCCAGATTGCAGAGGATCTGCATCTTGCCGGCCGCAAGGTGCATCTCGTCACCGGCAACGCACCGCGTTGCGCCCGTTTCTATCGCGGTCGCGATGTGGTCGACTGGCTTTCCGATATCGGCCAATACGACATCACGGTCGAACATGATGGCATGACGAAGAAGAAGCACGACACCAACCATTACCTGACAGGACGCGACCGTGGACGCGATATCGATCTGCGCAAGTTCGCGCTGGAGGGCATGGCGCTATATGGCCGCATGTCCGGCATCGCCGCCGGCCGGATGCTGTTCGAGCCGAACCTGAAGGCCAATCTCGACGGCGCCGACCGTGTCTATAACGGCATCAATGCCCTGATTGACCGGCATATCGCCGAAAAAGGCATCGATGCTCCTGCCGGATCCCCCTATGTCCCTGTCTGGGAGCCTGAGGCGGAGATTGCCGAACTCGACCTGAAGGCGGAGGGGATCACCTCGGTGATCTGGGCCACGGGATTCAGCCCGGATTGGTCCTTCGTCGGTCTGCCGATCTTCGACGGCAACGCCTATCCTGTTCATCGCCGCGGCGTCACCGCCCTCGATGGCGTCTACGTGCTGGGACTTCCCTGGCTCTGGACCTGGGGCTCGGGCCGGTTCCTCAGCGTCGGCAGGGATGCCGAACATGTGGTCGGGCATCTTGCGGCTCGACGTTCGGCACAGACATCGTCTCTCAAGCAATCGGTCAGCGCCTGA
- a CDS encoding Pnap_2097 family protein has product MSAALLDFPPAGPSARDLMERTLDPHVLLGMPHLNGSGLSETWLMKELGHRHWLMLACHLGLENADFRTADGEEAYAAICATSVTDACFDVVQANDILTIHSRLSAVSRTRTSTRHELSVHGRSVGAVELISTFVYRTIKDSNHSIARVTLPEPQGQRFQPSRLAQNAADIRSGRLGTHFGFPVPANKALRTFRFDPSTSQEFNGAGLFYFAEYQALADRALENWFPRKGPVVRKDVFFLGNIEQNESVFFDLVDFSDEQKAVHGQLRRENGKVIAKIFGTWTCLR; this is encoded by the coding sequence ATGAGCGCAGCCCTTCTCGATTTTCCGCCCGCAGGGCCTTCGGCACGCGACCTGATGGAACGTACCCTTGATCCGCATGTGCTGCTCGGCATGCCCCATCTGAACGGAAGCGGGTTATCGGAGACCTGGCTGATGAAGGAACTCGGCCATCGTCACTGGCTGATGCTCGCCTGTCATCTTGGGCTCGAGAATGCGGATTTCAGAACGGCCGATGGAGAGGAGGCTTATGCCGCGATCTGTGCAACGTCCGTGACAGATGCATGTTTCGACGTCGTGCAGGCGAACGACATTTTGACCATTCATTCGAGATTGTCCGCAGTCTCACGAACCCGGACGTCGACCCGGCACGAGTTGTCCGTCCACGGACGAAGCGTCGGCGCGGTCGAACTCATCTCAACCTTCGTTTACAGAACGATCAAAGACAGCAATCACTCGATTGCCCGTGTGACGTTGCCTGAGCCGCAGGGACAGCGGTTCCAGCCCAGCCGTCTGGCCCAGAATGCTGCTGACATCCGGAGTGGGCGGTTAGGGACGCATTTCGGGTTTCCGGTCCCCGCCAACAAAGCGCTCCGAACCTTTCGGTTTGATCCCAGCACCTCCCAGGAGTTCAACGGCGCAGGACTATTTTACTTTGCCGAGTATCAGGCATTGGCCGATCGCGCTTTGGAAAACTGGTTTCCCCGCAAGGGGCCGGTCGTCCGAAAGGACGTCTTCTTCCTTGGAAATATCGAACAAAATGAAAGCGTTTTCTTCGACCTTGTTGATTTTTCTGACGAGCAAAAAGCTGTCCATGGGCAGTTGCGACGCGAAAATGGGAAAGTGATCGCCAAAATATTCGGGACGTGGACATGTCTTCGCTGA
- a CDS encoding SDR family NAD(P)-dependent oxidoreductase: protein MYAEKFRLDGKVAVVTGGGRGIGLSCVEALAEHGAKVVIADIDKAIADEGAAAMKAKGYDVAIYQVDVTKSAEVDGLADWVVSTYGKVDILVANAGIARSGVAAEEVTDEHWLHVNDVNYNGVFWCNRAFARHMLNANSGSIVNIGSMSGLISNRPQKQTYYNAAKAAVHQMTSSLAAEWADRGIRVNAVAPTYIETAMTTYRHDNEGMIDVWLRDTPMHRLGKPDEIASVVHFLASDASSLMTGTTVVADAGFTCW from the coding sequence ATGTACGCAGAAAAGTTTCGCCTGGATGGCAAGGTCGCCGTCGTTACCGGTGGCGGACGCGGCATAGGGCTAAGCTGCGTCGAGGCGCTTGCCGAACACGGAGCAAAAGTTGTCATTGCCGATATTGATAAGGCAATCGCCGATGAGGGCGCGGCGGCAATGAAGGCTAAGGGATATGATGTCGCCATCTACCAGGTCGACGTTACGAAATCGGCGGAAGTCGATGGGCTGGCCGACTGGGTGGTCTCGACCTATGGCAAGGTGGACATTCTGGTTGCGAATGCAGGGATTGCTCGTTCCGGCGTCGCCGCAGAAGAGGTGACCGACGAGCATTGGCTCCACGTCAATGACGTCAACTACAATGGCGTATTTTGGTGTAACCGCGCCTTCGCCCGGCATATGCTCAATGCCAATTCGGGCTCGATCGTCAACATCGGGTCGATGTCGGGTCTGATATCGAACCGCCCGCAGAAGCAAACCTACTATAACGCCGCCAAGGCTGCCGTGCACCAGATGACATCGTCGCTCGCGGCGGAATGGGCCGACCGTGGCATCCGGGTTAACGCCGTTGCGCCCACCTATATCGAGACTGCGATGACCACATATCGCCACGACAATGAGGGCATGATCGATGTCTGGCTGCGAGATACCCCGATGCACCGTCTCGGCAAACCTGACGAGATCGCTTCCGTCGTCCATTTTCTTGCATCGGATGCGTCAAGCCTCATGACCGGTACGACAGTCGTTGCCGATGCTGGTTTTACCTGCTGGTAG
- a CDS encoding class II aldolase/adducin family protein produces the protein MENNLELREFICEVGRRAYAREMGAANDGNISVLLDDGTLLCTPTGVSKGFMKPEMICHIDRSGKPIGDGLYRPSTEIGMHLCVYDHRDDVRSVVHAHPLYATVHAICGKPLTQQIMPESTMFLGEVPLTPYGLPSTPELSDAIIPYLQRHDALLLENHGALTYGHDLNSAYFKMEALDYYAKVVYLAASYGGAKEFNADQIERLLDVRRKHFNQPGRHPFLNLAEQVR, from the coding sequence ATGGAAAATAATCTCGAACTGCGTGAATTTATCTGCGAGGTGGGCCGACGCGCCTACGCGCGTGAGATGGGCGCGGCCAACGACGGCAATATTTCCGTTCTACTGGATGATGGTACGCTTCTTTGCACGCCGACCGGTGTCTCCAAGGGCTTTATGAAGCCGGAAATGATCTGCCATATCGATCGCAGCGGAAAGCCCATCGGTGACGGGCTATATCGTCCGTCCACCGAAATTGGCATGCATTTGTGTGTCTACGATCATCGAGACGATGTGCGTTCCGTCGTGCATGCGCATCCGCTTTACGCCACCGTGCATGCCATTTGTGGCAAGCCGCTGACCCAGCAGATCATGCCTGAGTCGACAATGTTTTTGGGCGAAGTCCCGTTGACCCCGTACGGCCTTCCGTCCACGCCGGAACTGTCCGACGCCATCATACCCTACCTGCAAAGGCACGATGCGCTTTTGCTCGAAAACCATGGTGCCCTGACTTACGGGCATGATTTGAACAGCGCCTATTTCAAGATGGAAGCACTCGATTACTACGCCAAGGTCGTCTACCTCGCGGCCTCCTACGGCGGCGCCAAGGAGTTCAATGCAGATCAGATCGAGAGGTTGCTCGATGTTCGCCGCAAGCACTTCAACCAGCCGGGCCGCCATCCGTTTTTGAATCTCGCAGAGCAAGTTCGTTAG
- a CDS encoding DeoR/GlpR family DNA-binding transcription regulator, with the protein MLAVERRQKILDLVYRHKTVQVTDLSKSFGVTEETIRRDLQTLDGSGLLSRTHGGAVAREAEAEDLPYRMRQVTNIEAKRKIAALAAALVHDAYAVMIDSSSTAFEVLSALKDHHDLTLITNSVRITANPGATQHTIVSVGGELRKQSMTFVGTLATQAIAKFNADIALISCKAISISGGVMDASLPDAEVKRAFIAAARKVCLLVDGDKFDGSALTSVCPVDQINAVITDRQPSDEWIKHFQKLDIPVLY; encoded by the coding sequence ATGCTCGCAGTCGAACGAAGACAGAAAATTCTTGACCTGGTCTATCGTCACAAAACGGTGCAGGTCACTGATCTCAGCAAGTCTTTTGGCGTCACCGAAGAGACGATCCGCCGCGACCTGCAGACCTTGGATGGAAGCGGACTTCTGAGCCGCACACACGGAGGGGCGGTAGCAAGGGAAGCCGAAGCGGAAGATCTTCCCTACCGGATGCGTCAGGTCACCAATATCGAGGCGAAGCGGAAGATTGCCGCTCTCGCGGCTGCATTGGTGCACGATGCGTATGCCGTTATGATTGACTCCTCATCGACAGCTTTTGAAGTGCTCAGCGCGCTTAAAGATCATCACGACCTAACATTGATTACCAATTCTGTACGCATTACCGCCAATCCCGGAGCAACCCAGCACACTATCGTGTCTGTCGGCGGCGAGCTGCGTAAGCAGTCGATGACCTTCGTTGGAACATTGGCGACGCAGGCAATCGCCAAATTCAATGCCGATATCGCACTCATCAGCTGCAAGGCCATCTCGATATCGGGAGGCGTTATGGATGCGAGCCTTCCGGATGCTGAGGTCAAGCGTGCGTTCATTGCCGCCGCCCGAAAGGTGTGTCTCCTCGTCGACGGGGACAAGTTTGATGGTTCGGCGCTCACCAGCGTCTGCCCTGTTGATCAAATCAACGCTGTTATCACCGATCGTCAGCCTTCCGACGAATGGATCAAACATTTTCAGAAGCTTGATATCCCGGTTCTCTACTAA
- a CDS encoding rhamnulokinase produces the protein MINCLVVDLGAGSGRAMLGRFDGQKIDLSEVHRVSGIEMRLDDGPHWDLNRLLEEIKKGLQLALERCAKIDSIGVDSWGVDYALVDASGKLQAAPHHYRHPRSQRGYDAFPMTPGEMFERTGSQVLPINTVYQLFSAGKEDPSVIVTSQRVLMIADAVNYYLTGAVGGDLTLAHTSGLLSLDGKWDRSICSSAGIPLGLLPPLKQPGTVLGRLREELQLELQLHNRIPVISVAAHDTASAVCGLPLRTQEAFLICGSWSIIGREVRQAITSEDARLSGFGNEGGIEGRQLFLRSLNGLHLLQKLRAHWSERVGQEISFAEMSDLATIASARGMSASINPSDPVFFDPPDIVAALTRTCPELAGCTNDDLGTLALAVYRGLIEDVAESLLALERQTNEPVARLRICGGGGQDALLCQMIANRTSRIVTVGPIEASAWGNIAMQLIGLGLIENLAAARIVIEKSADILNYYPQK, from the coding sequence ATGATCAATTGCCTCGTAGTTGATTTGGGCGCTGGCAGCGGGCGGGCGATGCTGGGCCGTTTCGACGGACAAAAGATCGATCTTTCGGAGGTTCACCGGGTCTCCGGGATAGAGATGCGCCTCGATGATGGACCTCACTGGGACCTCAATCGTTTGCTTGAGGAAATCAAGAAAGGCTTGCAGCTGGCACTCGAGCGTTGCGCGAAGATCGATTCCATCGGCGTGGATAGTTGGGGGGTAGATTATGCTCTCGTTGACGCCTCTGGAAAGCTGCAAGCTGCGCCTCACCACTACCGGCATCCCCGTTCCCAGCGAGGCTATGACGCCTTTCCCATGACACCCGGTGAAATGTTCGAACGGACCGGTTCGCAGGTTCTCCCAATCAACACGGTCTATCAGCTTTTCAGCGCAGGCAAGGAAGATCCATCGGTGATCGTTACCAGCCAGCGCGTGCTGATGATCGCCGATGCCGTCAATTATTACCTGACCGGGGCAGTCGGCGGCGACCTTACGCTTGCGCACACCTCCGGCCTTCTCTCGTTGGACGGAAAATGGGATCGTTCCATCTGCAGCAGCGCCGGCATCCCCCTCGGCCTGCTTCCACCGTTAAAGCAGCCAGGCACGGTCCTTGGCCGGCTTCGGGAAGAGCTCCAATTGGAACTTCAACTACACAACCGAATTCCCGTGATCTCTGTCGCGGCCCACGACACTGCAAGCGCAGTATGCGGACTTCCACTACGTACGCAGGAAGCATTCCTGATCTGTGGTTCATGGTCAATCATCGGCCGCGAGGTGCGTCAGGCGATCACTTCGGAGGACGCCCGGTTAAGCGGTTTCGGGAACGAAGGTGGCATTGAAGGTCGTCAGCTTTTCTTACGAAGTTTGAATGGGTTACATCTGCTGCAAAAGCTTCGTGCGCACTGGTCGGAGCGCGTCGGGCAGGAGATCAGCTTCGCTGAAATGTCAGACCTTGCGACGATTGCCTCCGCACGTGGGATGTCAGCCTCGATCAATCCGTCGGATCCAGTTTTCTTCGATCCGCCCGACATTGTGGCCGCTTTGACGCGCACCTGCCCCGAACTCGCTGGATGCACCAATGACGACCTCGGCACTCTCGCACTTGCCGTTTACCGCGGGTTGATTGAAGACGTTGCAGAAAGTCTTTTGGCGCTCGAACGGCAGACGAACGAGCCTGTGGCCCGCCTTCGGATCTGTGGTGGCGGGGGCCAGGACGCTCTTTTGTGCCAAATGATAGCAAACCGCACCAGCCGCATTGTCACCGTCGGACCAATCGAAGCAAGTGCTTGGGGAAATATCGCAATGCAGCTGATTGGCCTTGGTTTGATCGAAAACCTTGCAGCGGCTCGCATCGTGATTGAAAAGTCGGCCGATATCCTGAATTACTATCCTCAGAAATAA
- a CDS encoding LacI family DNA-binding transcriptional regulator produces the protein MTTSIRHIAKLAGTSVSSVSRVLNNSGYASPELRDRVEAAIRTLNYTPSKGARMLRGAPSRMIGLMLPSIEVPFFGILAHAIEQELFQQGYQTLICSTAENMDHEVRYISMLLAQRVDGVIVASAFGSTEHFGVLRDAHIPIIAIDRELSGIADDAVMADHEEGGRLMARHLIDLGHRAIAIVGAPAHSQPIQLRLQGITAEMAKDGIAPAIVAMAEEHSFAETYRLARELLASRPEVTAIIGTTDVSAIAAIHAVQDRGFSVPGDYSVVGFDDLPEAAYVFPRLTTVAQPIRDVGRQAARLLEALIDEHQTGDESRQGAIVKVPVTLIERDSTGRVRN, from the coding sequence GTGACGACCAGCATCAGACATATCGCTAAACTTGCAGGAACATCGGTCTCTTCGGTCTCGCGCGTGCTCAACAACAGCGGCTATGCCTCACCTGAGCTCAGGGACCGGGTCGAGGCGGCTATCCGAACGCTGAACTACACGCCCAGCAAGGGCGCCCGTATGCTGCGCGGTGCACCAAGCCGGATGATCGGACTGATGCTGCCGTCGATTGAAGTGCCTTTCTTCGGCATCCTCGCCCATGCGATCGAACAGGAACTGTTTCAGCAGGGCTATCAGACGCTGATCTGCAGCACGGCGGAAAATATGGACCATGAGGTGCGCTACATCTCCATGCTGCTCGCCCAGCGCGTCGATGGCGTCATCGTGGCAAGCGCCTTCGGCAGCACCGAGCATTTCGGAGTGCTGCGTGACGCTCACATTCCAATCATCGCCATTGACCGCGAGTTGAGCGGCATCGCCGACGACGCTGTCATGGCCGATCACGAGGAAGGCGGACGGCTGATGGCGCGCCATCTGATCGACCTCGGCCACCGGGCGATCGCCATCGTCGGCGCGCCGGCACACAGCCAGCCTATCCAGCTTCGCCTGCAAGGCATCACGGCCGAGATGGCGAAAGATGGGATCGCACCCGCCATCGTGGCGATGGCAGAAGAGCACAGCTTTGCAGAGACCTACCGGCTGGCGCGCGAGCTGCTGGCGTCTCGACCTGAGGTCACCGCAATCATCGGCACGACCGATGTTTCGGCGATTGCCGCAATCCATGCCGTCCAGGATCGCGGATTTTCCGTTCCGGGCGACTATTCGGTCGTGGGCTTCGACGATCTGCCCGAGGCAGCCTACGTCTTTCCACGGCTGACAACGGTCGCACAGCCGATCCGCGATGTCGGGCGACAGGCAGCACGGCTGCTGGAAGCGCTGATCGACGAGCACCAAACGGGAGACGAATCTCGACAGGGCGCGATCGTAAAAGTGCCGGTCACGCTGATCGAGCGCGATTCCACCGGTCGCGTCCGCAACTGA
- a CDS encoding zinc-dependent alcohol dehydrogenase family protein yields the protein MRAVRLESIGSLTMRSVEKPVAGPGELLVRIAVAGICGSDRHMYKGEYPTAIPVTLGHEFCGIVEAIGDTVTRFTGGELVTVDPNIACGICRACTQARPNLCESLTAIGVTRDGGFAEYVAVPHAQAFILPADLDPVHGAFSEPLACCIHAIDKARIRPGDSVAILGGGVIGLLMVQLARLAGAAEIILITRQQSRRQTALSLGATHAFDPVSSDTIASVRELTKGGADVVIECAGVSETLQTGLKMARRGGAFVLFGVTPAGVEVPVLPFDLLVNEVDIRPAYLNPFTHSRAAAMVASGALELDALVTKTIGLEEVADVVGNAPLPGEIKVIVRP from the coding sequence ATGAGGGCTGTACGCTTGGAGTCGATCGGGTCTTTGACCATGCGCAGCGTTGAGAAACCGGTTGCCGGGCCAGGCGAGCTGCTTGTCCGGATTGCAGTGGCCGGCATCTGTGGTTCCGATCGCCACATGTACAAGGGCGAGTATCCGACGGCGATCCCCGTGACGCTGGGCCACGAATTCTGCGGCATAGTCGAAGCGATCGGCGATACCGTTACCCGCTTTACCGGCGGTGAGCTTGTGACGGTCGACCCCAATATCGCCTGCGGCATCTGTCGGGCTTGCACGCAGGCGCGGCCGAACTTATGCGAGAGCTTGACCGCCATCGGCGTGACACGGGATGGCGGCTTTGCGGAATATGTGGCGGTGCCACACGCGCAGGCCTTCATCCTGCCGGCCGACCTCGATCCCGTTCACGGCGCCTTCAGTGAACCGCTGGCCTGTTGTATCCACGCGATCGACAAGGCAAGGATCCGTCCGGGCGACAGCGTCGCGATCCTCGGCGGGGGCGTGATCGGTCTGCTCATGGTGCAACTGGCCCGCCTGGCTGGGGCAGCTGAGATCATTTTGATTACGCGGCAGCAATCGAGACGCCAAACCGCTCTGAGCCTGGGGGCGACGCACGCCTTCGACCCGGTTTCTTCAGACACAATCGCTTCCGTTCGAGAACTCACCAAAGGCGGCGCCGACGTGGTCATCGAATGCGCCGGCGTCAGCGAGACGCTTCAAACCGGTCTGAAAATGGCGCGGCGCGGTGGTGCCTTCGTGCTTTTCGGGGTGACGCCGGCGGGTGTCGAGGTGCCGGTTCTGCCCTTCGATCTGCTCGTAAACGAAGTCGATATCAGGCCGGCCTACCTCAACCCCTTCACCCATTCGCGCGCTGCGGCAATGGTCGCGAGCGGGGCGTTGGAATTGGACGCATTGGTCACCAAAACCATCGGTCTCGAGGAGGTCGCCGACGTGGTGGGCAACGCGCCATTGCCAGGCGAGATCAAGGTCATCGTCCGGCCCTAG